caccatgcacgttttggtactaaagaaagaaacaacccaagatttaccgacatttaaaATTCCAAATGTTAACTGTGTTAACTGTACGGCGAAAAAAACAGTTTCGAAtttagaaaaactaagccggtgaaaagttttcttacaccaagagcttaaaatgaacccccacaagaggtatatcggaaaagaattgtaaaattttgagaatctgaatatctgtgcccgaggcgcgttctaccttaagtcaaAATATTGAGACAGAAGTCATATCGATCTTAATATATAAACAAAAGTGttgaattcatttttttcaattaagaACCATTAAGAACCAGCCTATACAAGAAACAAATACTGCAGAAAATTAATAATTAAAAACTAGTCCATACAATCGTCTGCCAGTGACAACATAACAATAGATATTTGTTAAGATACAATGTCTTTCTAATGTCTTTACTGACTTGATCCTCGTTCAAACGGGCAAAAAACACATCAGTAATGAAAATTCATCTATCTGTGAAGCCTGTTAATGAAACTTGTAAATACAATTGGGTAGTGGATTATAGGAGTACCTTATCATCCAAATTAACGTCTTGCCCGTTAGAtgatggagaaaataaaaaatgaaattaaaggcaatttcaaagaaataaaatacagaaatataaCAAACATTGAACTTCAGCTTTTATGTTAATTAAATACTCTTAAAAACCAATTAAATTGTTATGCTTTAAGGACTAACTTCCGGCAAAATAGGATGGCAACAGCAAAATTTTTTGCATAAACACTTTAAAAATTCTAACACTCGCAAGAATATTCTTGTTATTATCTCGCACTTACTTCCATTCAATATGGCAATATGCTATCACACATTTTCCTCCACTCAcgtaaaatatttgtaaaataaggCATAAATTCTGTTTATTATACCAGAAATATTTAGTATAAACACAACTATAGATGATCAAATCTAAACCAAAAGCATCACGAGATTTGAAGAACAGAGGACGTcgccaacagaaaaaaaaaacgctaATAGCTTTCTGTACATATAATCTCGCACTTTGATGAACTTCATGAAAGCTTTTCTTTATCGATGAAACCATATGTGAACCACACAAAACAGTTGGCGTATTAGAAGCATTTATATCGACTACAATGAACACGACAAAAATGTGCATACATCTTGAATTAAGAAAGGGCAAATGTAACCTTGAAAGGCAAGATCCGATTTTAAAGTAAGGCTCCGCGATATACCCCTCCAAGTTTTGactgaaaaatcacatttcttcaGTCACACAGACTTAATTTTCGAAAATTCTGCAACACCTTAAGTCTGTATGGTTTcagtaaatattttaaaatacaaatcgtaaacagaaaacaaacaagGACTTGTcacattgaaatttgaaatagatAATCATTATTGTTGTTCCAATAAGTGAAATATTGACTGAAACTTGCATGATGATATGCTTTGACGTGCTTTCTGTTACACAATAGGTGAACCATGATAGAATTTGACTTGCTAAGCTGGCATCCTCTTTCATATAACATAAGATGACGAAATAATGTACTTCTAAATAGTGTTTAAATCACAGGtcaatataaaatattattgcctcAATACATGGGTTCATGTGCCCGAGGGCAggtacaatttgcccgacgGCATGAGGGCagattgtctcctgctgcgggCACATAAATCCATGTATTCAggctataatattttattacatgcctcttcacagtaaACGCTACACggcatttagttacatgcagggcattttcaaacaattttaccattatcgaccagcatcaaacagattttaacgaaagtcaaaatagcatgcatggatataatatatctagcgttaagcgtctactttgacgtcgaaaatgtcgaagggcttcaccggaCCAGGTATCTATGGAAactggtcagtacatcgttcacatgGCCCGATAAacccccggatgttcctattcaaatcaatgcactgatttgcactcacatcgagcaTGTAATAAAACACATAACAGGGTATAAAAATCACTGCTTAAGGTGTTACGTGCCTTAAAtttaaagatttaaacttttgatgaaggaaactttaaaccgttCCCTatggaaatcaagaataatgGGAATGAACTTGCATGAGAAACAAATCactaaatatttatcaacacttgaaattcaaaatggtcgccatccatgtgttataTCTATGTGGACAAATTTCatattcgattttcacaaaactgagctgctgaaaatttcattactccatgagcttcaaactGAGCCTCCACAACGAGTGGACCAAAAATAATTGataaagttttagagtccgaatatgtaTCCCCATGGTGCTACGTAGAATAAAGTtccttaaacatagggccactgtccctgaagctactatagacatggatacaaaattgaatatttcctgactttatgaaattatctcactatggtcatcctagggacttgtaaaccaaatattaaaggtgtctgacaagcggttttgaaaaaataagcaactcaacagttgacagagctctgctgtgttatgtagagaataacgtTTTGtggtgacacatgtattgatgaagaaggtggatatctttgacaGCTCATtacaggatggcctgaccaaaatggaaaaaacaaatctgtaaaaatacagatttgcatatttcatcacaattttaacaaatctaagttgggttatccctagggacctgtataccaaataacaaagctgtctgaccagtggttataaagatgaagattttttaccaaaaacgcctttttttggtgctcatttgcatattttcaacaacatcaaaaaattaataaaaatagtttctcaaaatcatatattttatccacacaacaaatatcaaatcagtaagtactacAGTTCTTAAGATATtcgagtggacggacgcctcacaaacgtaCAAAcgtccatacatacatacatacatacacacacacacacacaacacacacacacacacacacacacacacacacacacacacacacacacacacacacacatacatacatacatacatacatacatacatacatacatacatacatacatacatacatacatacatacatacatacatacagactgacgacggacgccggacggatacccatcccaatagcttctatagactatagtataAAGTTCCTTAAAAATGCTGAACATAACCGTACATTGATGCATGGTCTCTATGCAACGGTGCAGCTTGTGCTTGTTATgagttaatttgtttgtttgtgccCCTCTATCAAAGTTtcttaaatttaacaaaaatttaaggtagaatgcagctctggacagacattcagactctaagaccttttcaataatgttttggTCTACCTCTTGTAGGAGCTCATGTAGTTACACAAGTTTTCagtggcttatttttgtgaacatcGAAAACTTATTTTTCCACAAAGAGTTAGCActggaatggcggccattttgaatttcaagatttgATTTCATGAAGATTTGATTTCGCAAGGGTATAGCTTAAAATTTAAGCAAATGTTTAAATCTTTTAATTTCGAGGCCAACACTACCTCAAGAACAAAACCAGCATGTAAATTAGGTATATGTTAAATCTAGACATGAGGAGACACTGACCAATAGTAATATTTCTCTGAACTATCGGTCTGAATCAGAGCAATTAATGGTTTTTAAGTTCGCTTGAGTGCAATTCATTCATTGTCAAACCTTGAGTGGTCGTGTAAAATTACTTTACACCAAAAGGTTTGGCAAAATcctatattttgatgaaatgcgGACATACGCATCATCATGGCGTTTCCGTCTACTTAGAAAATACTGTGATATGTTCGTCTCCAGCCCCTCTGACATAGATTCTGTCTCGGCTAACTGCAATGTACTCAGGGTGTCTTACCTCACCCTGGAATAGATTACAGATCCAATTCCCATCACTGCTCCACTTTGCAATCCTGTCATTGACagaatcacaaacataaacattatcaTCGTCATCGACAGCAATGCTGAATACGTAGAACAGCTTACCATCGCCACGACCGAGCTGACCATATTGGGACAGGTAATTGAACTCAGTatcaaaacacttgatgcagtGATTATTACAGTCAGACACTATGATGACATCCCTGCTGTTGACAGCAACAAAGTAGGGGTAGTTAAATTGTGTGTGGCCACGACCTTGACTACCAATCTCTGTGACATATTGACCACCCTTAGTGTACTTGAGTAACCTGTGACCTTTGATATCGGTGACTAAAACAAATCCTTTCAAGAGAGCGATGCAATATGGCTTGGTGTCTGCGGGTAAAGCGAATTTACCGAGCACTGTATTGTTTTGATCACAAAcaacaatttgcaaattgttgTCATCAAGCATGAAGAAGTGATCGTCTTGAGAGACTGCTACGGACTGTGGCTTGAATGGCTTAGCAAACTGATCACTAAAACTTCCCAGCAGGCTTTCACATTTGTAGTCTTGGTTCAGTATCTGAACGATGTTGTTGCCCTTGTCACACACAAGAAGTTGATCATCATGGAAGGTTAGACCACATGGATTCCTGAACTTCTGTCCTGTGTTAGGACCTTGACCCTTCAGTGTGAATTTTGACCAGTCGTCTGCAAAGTCAAAGAGATCAAAGGTTAAAATAAGCATATAATCTAGAacaatgtcatgtattaaacaGGCAGTACGACTCCATCCCAAATTCCTCAAATttatattcaaagtttacaCACCTGGTTTGATTAAATTACTCCCCTCCACAGTGCCGAGGTTCATCTGTAGCAAGTCTTGACTTTCGGTAAAAACCAGATCACTGTCAATGTCACCGTCAGGTACATTGTCCAGATCATCGCATTGCAGTTGTTGATCCATCTTCTTCCGTTCAGTCATGACGTCCGCAGCTCCACCAAAAGTCAAGAGATGGCTGAGATAAGAATGAATACTCTCTGTACTTGCAATTTTGTGTTCCAGAACTTCTATCTCAGCATTAATTTGTT
This genomic window from Ptychodera flava strain L36383 chromosome 10, AS_Pfla_20210202, whole genome shotgun sequence contains:
- the LOC139141651 gene encoding tripartite motif-containing protein 2-like, whose translation is MLILTFDLFDFADDWSKFTLKGQGPNTGQKFRNPCGLTFHDDQLLVCDKGNNIVQILNQDYKCESLLGSFSDQFAKPFKPQSVAVSQDDHFFMLDDNNLQIVVCDQNNTVLGKFALPADTKPYCIALLKGFVLVTDIKGHRLLKYTKGGQYVTEIGSQGRGHTQFNYPYFVAVNSRDVIIVSDCNNHCIKCFDTEFNYLSQYGQLGRGDGKLFYVFSIAVDDDDNVYVCDSVNDRIAKWSSDGNWICNLFQGEVRHPEYIAVSRDRIYVRGAGDEHITVFSK